One part of the Magallana gigas chromosome 5, xbMagGiga1.1, whole genome shotgun sequence genome encodes these proteins:
- the LOC105342449 gene encoding neuronal acetylcholine receptor subunit alpha-2 produces the protein MEIILYVHVLLSALALVFSEGYEVPEESVMEELFYEYNSEARPASVRRPVVKVSHQLTLTRIISLREDLLVIDTWQVISWRDPRLVWDRNYYDFVETINVDPSKIWKPDIVNFHNAGGNSGLIYDNLPLTIKYDGDVVYVPPTRLTTQCQPYGDVYHCIWTFGSWTHDIKKLDINNTYGAIDMSEYEENSRIAIIDSSVKRTLKKYAYFPNRYAILTYNITIRWKDADRFEGLEPLQMPAVVSKKSELQNDEHIPVSGSILANATDQSDMEKGEGGSEGDGDTPTEEEQSSNEEESTDFWDTYSTDYDDTTESSQDQETEYSSNEETTESSQEKENFESTPKVDASGSGEKEEIVNSAKNGNSTESTEKEEIVNSVQNGNVTESTQNDDVASGQKVTENTDKTEKESDEVEPQVVETDSGEDDTDIGAWQRIKSIWSK, from the exons ATGGAGATTATATTATATGTTCATGTCTTGTTGAGTGCTCTAGCACTGGTATTTAGCG agGGTTACGAGGTGCCCGAGGAGAGCGTAATGGAGGAACTGTTCTATGAGTACAATAGCGAGGCCCGGCCGGCCTCCGTACGCCGGCCCGTGGTCAAAGTGTCCCACCAACTCACGCTCACCAGAATCATTAGCCTG AGGGAGGATCTACTGGTGATTGACACCTGGCAGGTGATCTCTTGGAGGGACCCCCGTCTGGTGTGGGACAGGAACTACTATGACTTTGTTGAAACCATCAATGTAGATCCCTCCAAAATCTGGAAACCCGACATTGTCAACTTCCACAA TGCTGGTGGGAACTCGGGTCTTATCTACGATAACCTTCCACTGACGATTAAATATGATGGGGATGTTGTCTATGTTCCCCCAACCCGCCTGACCACTCAATGCCAACCGTACGGGGATGTGTACCACTGCATCTGGACATTTGGATCTTGGACCCACGACATCAAAAAGTTGGACATAAACAACACGTATGGAGCTATTGACATGTCAGAATATGAGGAGAATTCGAGGATCGCCATCATTGACTCGTCTGTAAAACGGACCCTGAAGAAGTACGCCTATTTTCCGAACCGGTACGCCATTTTGACGTACAACATCACCATCAGATGGAAAGACGCCGACAGGTTTGAGGGTTTGGAACCACTGCAGATGCCCGCTGTTGTCTCTAAGAAGAGCGAACTGCAGAATGATGAACATATCCCTGTGTCCGGGTCAATTCTAGCCAATGCCACAGATCAGTCAGACATGGAGAAAGGGGAAGGCGGAAGTGAGGGAGACGGAGACACACCCACTGAGGAAGAACAATCATCGAACGAAGAGGAATCGACAGATTTTTGGGATACTTATAGCACTGATTATGACGACACCACCGAATCTAGCCAAGACCAAGAAACCGAATATTCCTCAAATGAGGAGACGACCGAATCTAgccaagaaaaagaaaatttcgaATCTACCCCAAAAGTGGATGCTTCCGGTTCCGGCGAAAAGGAAGAAATTGTCAATTCAGCCAAAAATGGAAATTCCACGGAGTCGACcgaaaaagaagaaattgtcAATTCAGTCCAAAATGGAAATGTCACAGAATCAACCCAGAATGACGATGTGGCCTCTGGACAGAAAGTAACTGAAAACACAGACAAAACTGAAAAGGAAAGTGACGAGGTAGAACCACAGGTAGTAGAGACCGACAGTGGGGAGGATGATACAGACATTGGGGCGTGGCAGCGCATCAAAAGCATATGGTCTAAATAA